One stretch of Podospora pseudoanserina strain CBS 124.78 chromosome 4, whole genome shotgun sequence DNA includes these proteins:
- a CDS encoding hypothetical protein (EggNog:ENOG503NVMB; COG:S) has product MFSLSVLPPPPRYPSQPGGGYNGISATGGVLPMIETNNILTTPTGPEYQFLVGEGLYVLKEDLHLATPPPHPSEAPIQNPNPLSTAPQPATAGTQLSLINIDVGPLPPSFYRSNSRSDGVSGSIQEHPDERSQSSTEVRESTSDGGRLNSSDGGGGHFGSHAPAFGEGNTLLTPTPTKDSNKRRKPKNNMTKSNSSFISRVINHETLSKKLQERARDGMFAFANVNRAFQWLDLSSPTKAEYLTKILFTKAHCLSHDVNRVTKSAAHVDVVMGFSTGEIIWWEPISQRYTRLNKNGIINSTPVSCIAWIPNSENLFLAAHMDGTLIVYDKEKEDAIFSPEDEGTPLSSPSTAVRSSSDAPPLPRPTSSTSSSNNKTTTSSAIHKIHIQKSVHSKNQKVNPVSVWKLSNQRINAFAFSPDNRHLAVVSEDGTLRIIDYLSETLLDLFYSYYGGLTCVTWSPDGRYVLTGGQDDLVSIWSPGVDGTTQGHLVARCQGHHSWVTGVKFDLWRCDLDETTTGPGRNYRFGSVGEDGRVCLWDFSLGMLIRPRHDAWGCWGRSLGRVVVGGGAIRGCRGETVGRGGGKGEGLRKGEVRPRAVEPRASTAVLPPVLSKIIDDDPLCWLEFTRDAIITSCKSGHIRTWSRPAELTPLGEQENKVE; this is encoded by the exons ATGTTTTCCCTCAGTGtcctcccgcccccaccaAGATATCCCTCTCAGCCAGGAGGGGGATACAATGGCATCTCGGCAACTGGCGGCGTCTTACCAATGATTGAGACGAACAATATTCTCACCACCCCGACGGGGCCCGAATATCAGTTTCTCGTCGGCGAGGGTCTCTACGTCTTGAAAGAGGACCTGCATCTCGCGACACCGCCACCGCATCCATCCGAGGCTCCCATTCAGAACCCGAATCCCCTCTCGACGGCACCTCAGCCTGCCACAGCCGGGACCcagctctccctcatcaacatcgacgTCGGCCCGCTACCGCCTTCCTTTTACCGGTCCAACTCCCGCTCCGACGGCGTCTCAGGCAGCATCCAAGAGCACCCCGACGAGCGAAGCCAGTCCTCCACCGAAGTCCGCGAGAGCACCAGCGACGGAGGCCGTCTCAACTCTAGCGATGGCGGAGGCGGTCACTTTGGCTCCCACGCTCCCGCCTTTGGCGAgggcaacaccctcctcacccctaCCCCAACTAAAGACTCCAACAAGCGCAGGAAACCAAAGAACAACATGACGAAAAGCAACTCGTCGTTCATCTCGAGGGTGATCAACCACGAGACCCTGAGCAAGAAGCTCCAGGAGAGAGCCAGGGATGGGATGTTTGCCTTTGCCAATGTGAATAGGGCTTTTCAGTGGCTGGACTTGTCGTCCCCGACCAAGGCGGAGTATCTGACCAAGATTTTGTTTACAAAGGCGCATTGCTTGTCTCATGATGTGAACAGGGTGACCAAGAGCGCGGCGCatgttgatgtggtgatggggttttCGACAGGGGAGATTATTTGGTGGGAGCCCATCTCTCAGCGGTATACGAGGTTGAACAAAAAC GGGATAATCAACTCGACCCCCGTCTCCTGCATAGCCTGGATTCCCAATTCGGAGAACTTGTTTCTGGCAGCTCACATGGACGGCACCCTCATCGTTTACgacaaggaaaaagaagacgccatcttctcccccgaaGATGAGGGcacccctctctcctcaCCTTCAACGGCCGTCCGATCAAGCAGCGATGCTCCTCCCTTGCCCCggcccacctcctcaacctcgtcatcaaacaacaagaccaccaccagcagcgcTATTCACAAAATCCACATCCAAAAGTCTGTGCATtccaaaaaccaaaaagtGAACCCGGTGAGCGTCTGGAAACTTTCCAACCAGCGCATCAACGCCTTTGCCTTCAGTCCAGACAACCGCCACCTGGCGGTAGTATCAGAAGATGGCACCCTCCGGATAATTGATTATCTGTCGGAAACACTGCTGGACCTGTTTTACTCGTACTATGGTGGTCTGACGTGTGTGACGTGGAGCCCGGACGGGAGGTATGTGCTCACGGGGGGGCAGGACGATTTGGTGAGCATCTGGTCTCCTGGTGTGGACGGGACGACGCAAGGGCATTTGGTGGCAAGGTGTCAGGGGCATCACAGCTGGGTGACGGGGGTGAAGTTTGATTTGTGGAGGTGCGATCTTGAcgagacgacgacggggcCGGGGAGGAATTACAGGTTTGGGagtgtgggggaggatgggagggtttGCTTGTGGGATTTTAGCTTGGGGATGTTGATTCGGCCTAGG CACGACgcatggggttgttgggggaggtcgCTGGGGAGGGTAGTAgtagggggaggagcaattCGGGGTTGTCGGGGGGAGacggttgggagggggggg ggGAAGGGcgaggggttgaggaagggggaggtgaggccTAGGGCGGTTGAGCCGAGGGCTAGTACGGCGGTTTTGCCGCCTGTTTTG AGCAAAATTATTGATGACGATCCGCTTTGCTGGTTGGAGTTTACGAGGGATGCGATTATCACCAGCTGCAAGTCCGGGCACATCAGGACCTGGAGTAGGCCGGCCGAGTTGACGCCTTtgggggagcaggagaacaAGGTTGAGTGA
- the GEM1 gene encoding ERMES complex Ca(2+)-binding regulatory GTPase gem1 (COG:V; EggNog:ENOG503NUWP; BUSCO:EOG0926133I), translating into MATAVRICICGDEGTGKSSLIATFVKDTFVSNKIQAVLPQITIPPTPGHENVTTTLVDTSARPQDRTTLRREIRKCTVIMLVYSDHYSYERVALFWMPYFRSLGVNVPVVLCANKSDLTGDGNTAQVLEEEMLPVMAEFREIDSCIRTSAKEGRNVVEVFWLCQKAVTHPIAPLYDHKESQLKPACVDALRRVFYLCDRDQDGYLNDKEMHDFQAKSFDKPLLPGELENIKAVVSKAVPTCDISKGLDLQCFLQLNKLYAEKGRHETIWIILRKHHYTDSLSLEDGFLQPKLDVPEYASTELSPAGYRFFMDLFLIFDKDNDGGLNDQELAALFAPTPGLPPSWVETSFPSSTVRNEAGHITLQGWLAQWSMTTFLEPKTTLEYLAYLGFEGPNARDSTTAALKITKPRKRRRRPGRVDRNVVLCYILGSSASGKSTLLNAFLNRPFDALYHPTIKPRRAVNSVELGGGKQCYLILEELGELEPAILENQAKLDACDLICYAYDSSDPESFSHIVELRKRYPQLDELPAIYTALKADCDKTTQRSELQPDAYTAALNMSAPLHVSVTWHSISELFVALAEAATNPSTAFPKTEEAPDRTSLYMALGATTCAALAAFMIWRRSTSSM; encoded by the exons ATGGCGACCG CAGTTCGAATTTGTATCTGCGGCGACGAGGGGACGGGCAAGTCAAGTCTTATCGCTACCTTCGTCAAGGATACCTTCGTCTCCAACAAAATACAAGCCGTCCTGCCCCAGATTACCATCCCTCCAACGCCCGGCCACGAGaatgtcaccaccaccctcgtcgaTACCTCAGCACGACCCCAAGACCGAACCACACTCCGGAGAGAGATCCGAAAATGCACCGTGATCATGCTGGTCTACTCGGACCACTACAGCTACGAACGTGTTGCCCTCTTCTGGATGCCTTACTTTCGCTCCCTCGGCGTCAACGTCCCCGTCGTCTTATGCGCCAACAAGTCAGATCTTACCGGTGATGGGAACACAGCGCAGGTGCTTGAGGAGGAAATGCTACCAGTCATGGCCGAGTTTAGGGAGATCGATTCTTGCATACGTACAAGCGCAAAGGAGGGACGAAACGTAGTTGAGGTCTTTTGGTTATGTCAGAAGGCCGTGACACATCCAATAGCCCCGCTGTACGACCATAAAGAAAGCCAACTCAAACCAGCCTGCGTTGACGCCTTGAGGAGGGTCTTCTATCTGTGCGACAGGGATCAAGACGGTTATCTCAACGATAAGGAGATGCACGATTTCCAGGCAAAGTCGTTCGATAAGCCGCTGCTCCCAGGAGAGCTGGAGAACATCAAGGCTGTTGTCAGCAAAGCCGTACCAACTTGTGACATAAGCAAGGGGCTAGATTTACAATGCTTCTTGCAGCTGAACAAGCTTTATGCTGAGAAGGGTCGCCATGAGACCATTTGGATTATTCTCCGAAAACACCATTACACTGACAGTTTAAGTTTGGAGGATGGCTTTTTACAACCGAAGCTGGACGTGCCAGAATATGCCTCGACTGAGCTTAGTCCAGCTGGCTACCGCTTTTTCATGGATctcttcttgatctttgACAAGGACAACGACGGAGGTCTCAACGACCAGGAGCTGGCAGCCTTGTTCGCTCCCACCCCTGGATTACCACCATCATGGGTGGAAACATCGTTCCCATCCTCCACTGTCCGGAACGAGGCCGGGCACATCACGCTTCAGGGATGGCTGGCACAATGGAGCATGACCACGTTCCTAGAACCAAAAACAACACTCGAATATCTTGCCTACCTAGGTTTTGAGGGTCCAAACGCCCGGGActcaaccacagcagccctcaaaatcaccaaacCCCGCAAACGAAGGCGCAGACCAGGCCGTGTAGACCGCAACGTCGTCCTCTGCTACATCCTAggctcctctgcctctgggAAATCAACCCTGCTCaacgccttcctcaaccgccCCTTTGACGCCCTTTACCATCCCACCATAAAACCCCGCCGCGCAGTCAACAGCGTCGAACTGGGAGGTGGAAAGCAATGCTACCTCATCCTCGAAGAACTCGGCGAGCTCGAGCCCGCCATCTTGGAAAACCAAGCCAAACTCGACGCGTGCGATCTCATCTGCTACGCTTATGACTCTTCCGACCCGGAATCTTTTTCTCACATTGTCGAGTTGCGCAAACGGTACCCGCAGCTTGACGAACTGCCTGCTATATACACGGCACTCAAGGCCGACTGCGACAAGACGACGCAAAGGAGCGAGCTGCAGCCTGATGCGTATACCGCGGCGCTGAATATGTCTGCGCCGCTGCATGTGAGTGTTACGTGGCATAGTATCAGTGAGCTGTTTGTTGCGCTGGCCGAGGCGGCGACGAACCCGAGTACTGCGTTTCcgaagacggaggaggcgcCGGATCGGACGAGCTTGTATATGGCGTTGGGCGCGACGACTTGCGCGGCGTTGGCGGCGTTTatgatttggaggaggtcgacAAGTTCGATGTGA
- a CDS encoding hypothetical protein (COG:S; EggNog:ENOG503NZA3), whose product MPLFTLSTSKKNACTLFDIRLENDFIVFRGNDHEASGQLLKGTVVLCLSAPLKVETINLKLTGTIHYGWTDPRVTATGINHHRIDKTVNFYEHRWRPFAGVGASNHIPTGDTHHSRGTTLGPGNYEWPFQVMLPGNTTESVEGLREASITYRLKASVVRGKFASDLSAYKRLRIIRTLESSALEFLHAMSVENIWPNKIDYSILIPQKAVVFGTCIPLETRFTPLLKGLELGDMTVKLVEVHDIVLHSTRSSGASSVKEYRKEREIETWRLPITREEHWQDMINDSGQEGWVLNTSLNLPKKLSKCLQDVNTKGIKVRHKLKLVVALKNPDGHISELRATLPVTIFISPNMPLDEDGNLVRQVPVGTPSLQVAAIAPPGYGEHVLDQLYEDMDPTGLQTPAGGLSAVNSPIYGRSRASSVENLNALYHGASSPVNGVPFSANQLTARLQTQLNQHNRNQSWPTMRAAESARHMPSYASELDTEDARTDEQSAPPSLPLTRHNSDDDESALQHLDYAELEELSKVPSYQTAVKTPVRPLAYNVLPDYETATSVPSTPQPGSPERSPPLRATELTRSDNSFLGSIAEVPQESSIQDDDMNPQSRPGTRRTSPIRWRQLSVGLYPHHSLHGEGDEHRRLHLLRAQRGLA is encoded by the exons ATGCCTCTATTCACCCTTTCCACATCCAAGAAGAATGCCTGTACGCTGTTCGACATCAG GCTCGAGAACGACTTTATTGTCTTTCGCGGTAACGATCATGAGGCCTCTGGCCAACTGCTCAAAGGAACAGTCGTGCTTTGCTTGTCTGCGCCATTAAAGGTCGAGACGATCAACTTGAAATTGACCGGCACAATCCACTATGG TTGGACCGATCCCAGAGTAACCGCGACAGGAATTAACCATCACAGAATCGATAAGACTGTGAACTTCTACGAGCACCGATGGCGACCATTTGCTGGAGTCGGCGCTTCCAACCATATTCCGACTGGCGACACACATCATTCGAGGGGCACCACGCTAGGCCCTGGCAATTACGAATGGCCCTTTCAAGTCATGCTCCCTGGTAATACCACGGAGAGTGTGGAGGGCTTGCGTGAGGCCAGCATCACTTACAGACTGAAGGCATCAGTAGTGCGGGGCAAGTTTGCATCCGATTTGAGCGCTTACAAACGGCTACGCATCATCCGAACCCTCGAATCCTCCGCCCTCGAGTTTCTACATGCGATGAGTGTGGAAAATATCTGGCCCAACAAGATAGATTACTCGATTCTGATCCCTCAGAAGGCGGTGGTCTTCGGCACATGCATCCCTCTAGAGACGAGATTTACCCCATTACTGAAGGGACTGGAGTTAGGCGACATGACCGTGAAGCTGGTCGAGGTCCATGACATTGTGCTTCACTCGACTAGGTCGTCGGGTGCCTCTTCGGTTAAGGAATAccggaaagaaagagaaatcGAGACATGGCGACTTCCCATCACGCGCGAGGAGCATTGGCAGGACATGATCAACGATAGCGGGCAGGAGGGCTGGGTTCTCAATACTTCGCTTAACCTGCCGAAGAAACTTTCGAAATGCTTGCAGGATGTCAACACCAAGGGCATTAAAGTCCGACACAAGCTGAAGTTGGTTGTGGCTTTGAAGAATCCCGACGGTCACATTTCGGAGCTTAGGGCGACGCTGCCGGTAACCATTTTCATATCGCCAAATATGCCACTGGACGAGGACGGGAATCTGGTGCGACAAGTACCGGTCGGAACACCGTCCCTGCAAGTAGCCGCGATAGCACCACCAGGCTACGGCGAGCATGTTCTTGACCAGCTGTACGAGGATATGGATCCAACCGGGCTACAAACACCAGCTGGTGGCCTGTCGGCTGTTAATAGCCCAATCTATGGAAGGTCGCGCGCCAGCTCCGTGGAGAATCTGAATGCACTCTATCATGGTGCCAGCAGTCCCGTTAATGGTGTGCCATTCAGTGCCAACCAGCTCACTGCTAGGTTGCAGACTCAGCTTAATCAGCACAATCGTAATCAGTCATGGCCCACGATGCGGGCTGCGGAATCGGCACGCCACATGCCCAGCTACGCATCAGAACTTGATACCGAGGATGCCCGTACCGATGAGCAGTCGGCGCCGCCGTCATTACCGCTTACTCGGCACAAcagtgacgacgacgaatcTGCATTGCAGCACCTCGACTATGCagagcttgaggagctcaGCAAGGTTCCTAGTTACCAGACAGCCGTCAAGACACCAGTTCGGCCGCTGGCGTACAATGTTCTCCCAGACTACGAAACGGCGACGAGCGTACCGAGCACACCTCAACCAGGTTCGCCGGAACGATCGCCGCCGTTGAGAGCTACTGAACTCACCCGGTCCGACAACTCGTTTCTGGGAAGCATCGCCGAGGTCCCTCAAGAGTCGTCGATTCAGGATGACGACATGAACCCGCAGAGTCGGCCTGGGACACGCAGAACATCACCCATCCGTTGGCGGCAATTGTCGGTGGGATTGTACCCACACCACTCGCTGCACGGGGAGGGCGATGAGCACCGACGGCTTCACCTTCTCCGTGCCCAACGCGGCTTGGCCTAG